The region TTTCGCAGGTTATTGAGGCTGTTTCAAGCAAGGGCGCTGACGTCGAGTTGTTTTTGGGGGGTAAAGGGGGAGATGGATTCCTTTCTTCCGTTCCTTGTGTGCAAAGACGCTACTTTTACAAGCGCTTCGAAAACAAGTATTTGACGTTATTGAGTTACAGTCTTTCACAGTTGATGTTGTTTTTTAGATTAATAAGTTACCGTAAGTCTTCTACGGTGTTTTACGTCAATACATTGCTTCCATTTGGTGCGGCGTTGGCGGGAAAGCTGCTGGGTATTAAGGTTTTCTATCACATTCATGAGACGTCGATCCGCCCAAAGCCGCTAAAGCTTTTTCTGCGTTGGGTGGTTGAAAGATGCTCAAGTAAAAATATTTTCGTTTCGCATTTTTTAGCGGATGCCGAGCGTTTTCCGGCAGTCGAGAGTCGGGTGATTTATAATGCGATCCCGCAGGAGATGGCGCGTATTGCCGCACATCACACGTATCATGCTCAACCCAATGACAAGTTTAGTGTGTTGATGATTTGCTCTTTAAAAGCCTATAAGGGAGTCGGCGAGTTTGTAAAAATTGCAAGCTTGGCAGTGCATAATAAACAGATTGAATTTAACTTGGTTTTGGGTGCTAGCGATTCCGAGGTGGCTGAGTTCTTTTCGGGGATAAGCCGTCCTGAAAACCTGACTATTGTTTCACGGTGTGAGGATGTGGTTCCTTATTATCAAAAGGCGAATGTTTTGCTTAGTCTTTCGAAACCGAAAGAATGGGTGGAGACGTTCGGACTGACTATACTCGAGGCGCTTTCATTTGGAGTGCCTTGTATTGTCCCTCCGGTAGGTGGGCCTGTCGAATTGGTAACGGATGGCAAGGAAGGATATTTAATGGATTCAAGTCAGGTTGAGGATATTTCCGCGCGGGTGGAATTTCTCCAGAAAAATCCTGAAGTGTGTTTTCGCTTGTCTGCTGCTGCAAAATTGAAGTCGCTTAGTTTCTCAGTTGATAACTTTGAAAGTAGTGTACTTGGGGTATTTAATGAGCGTTAAATTAGCGGTTATCGGCACGGTCGGTCTCCCGGCGCAATACGGTGGATGGGAGACGTTATCAGAACAATTGATAACGTATCTGGACCAGGTGTATGACATTTCGGTGTATTGCAGCTCGACGTCGTACGCGTCCCGGCCGGCGAAATATCGTAACGCCAACTTGATTTACGTTCCGCTGAAGGCTAACGGTGTGCAAAGCATTCCCTATGATATTTTCAGCATGCTGCATGCCTATAGGAAAAATGATGTACTGGTGGTGCTCGGCGTTTCAGGTTGTATCGCACTGCCTTTTTTAAAGATGCTGACGAAGAAGAGAATTGTTGTCAATATTGATGGCTATGAATGGAAACGGGCCAAGTGGTCATTCCTGGCGAAGAAATTTTTAAAGTTTTCAGAAGCGGTCGCTGTTAAATATTCAGATGCCATCGTGACGGATAACAAAGTGCTTCAGGACTATGTTCGTAACGAATACGGGCGTGAGAGCACACTCATTGCCTATGGCGGGGATCAGGCCAAAACCAGTGTGCTGGCCGAGTCGGATCTGCAGCGTTACCCGTTCCTTTGTAAGCCCTATGCGTTCTCTGTTTGTAGGATCGAGCCTGAAAATAATATTCATATAATCATTGATGCGTTTAGCTCCAGTGGGTTGCCGTTGGTGATTGTGGGTAACTGGAAACACAGTGAATACGGAAGAGCGTTGCAGGATAAGTATTCAGGCATGGCGCACCTCCATTTACTCGACCCTATTTATAACGGTGATGAGCTGAGCCCTTTGCGCAGTAATGCCACTGTGTATATTCATGGCCACAGCGCCGGTGGAACCAACCCATCGTTGGTCGAGGCGATGTGGTTGAGGTTGCCTATCATTGCTTTCGATGTGTCGTTCAACCGTGCCTCTACGGAAAACAGTGCAAAGTTCTTTTCGTCCAGTCAGGCACTGATCGAGAGTGCCGCCAGCCTTTTTGCCAACGGGGCTGAGCGTGCGCAATTGAGCGAAAAGATGCATGAGATTGCGACGCGTCGTTATCGTTGGGAAGGTGTCTCTTCTCAATATGATAAGTTATTCAAATCGCTACTTTCATCTGATA is a window of Pseudomonas antarctica DNA encoding:
- a CDS encoding DUF1972 domain-containing protein: MSVKLAVIGTVGLPAQYGGWETLSEQLITYLDQVYDISVYCSSTSYASRPAKYRNANLIYVPLKANGVQSIPYDIFSMLHAYRKNDVLVVLGVSGCIALPFLKMLTKKRIVVNIDGYEWKRAKWSFLAKKFLKFSEAVAVKYSDAIVTDNKVLQDYVRNEYGRESTLIAYGGDQAKTSVLAESDLQRYPFLCKPYAFSVCRIEPENNIHIIIDAFSSSGLPLVIVGNWKHSEYGRALQDKYSGMAHLHLLDPIYNGDELSPLRSNATVYIHGHSAGGTNPSLVEAMWLRLPIIAFDVSFNRASTENSAKFFSSSQALIESAASLFANGAERAQLSEKMHEIATRRYRWEGVSSQYDKLFKSLLSSDKV
- a CDS encoding glycosyltransferase family 4 protein; amino-acid sequence: MKKIIFFHLLNDYSGSPKVLSQVIEAVSSKGADVELFLGGKGGDGFLSSVPCVQRRYFYKRFENKYLTLLSYSLSQLMLFFRLISYRKSSTVFYVNTLLPFGAALAGKLLGIKVFYHIHETSIRPKPLKLFLRWVVERCSSKNIFVSHFLADAERFPAVESRVIYNAIPQEMARIAAHHTYHAQPNDKFSVLMICSLKAYKGVGEFVKIASLAVHNKQIEFNLVLGASDSEVAEFFSGISRPENLTIVSRCEDVVPYYQKANVLLSLSKPKEWVETFGLTILEALSFGVPCIVPPVGGPVELVTDGKEGYLMDSSQVEDISARVEFLQKNPEVCFRLSAAAKLKSLSFSVDNFESSVLGVFNER